In Romboutsia lituseburensis, a genomic segment contains:
- the folK gene encoding 2-amino-4-hydroxy-6-hydroxymethyldihydropteridine diphosphokinase: MNKVYLGLGTNMGDRIEYLYSACEILNKNESISITKKSKIYETKAWGYTDQADFLNMCIEIETDLNTYDLLSVCQEVEKTLNRERIIRWGPRTIDVDILFFNDIIINDENLSIPHPRISERAFVLVPLMDLNSKLEIKGTTIENYLNSLTCEEREQVKEYINDEKEHI, encoded by the coding sequence ATGAATAAAGTTTATTTAGGTCTTGGAACAAATATGGGAGATAGAATAGAATATCTTTACAGTGCTTGTGAAATTTTGAATAAAAATGAAAGCATAAGTATAACTAAAAAGTCCAAAATATATGAAACAAAGGCCTGGGGATATACTGACCAAGCGGATTTTTTAAATATGTGTATAGAAATTGAAACTGATCTAAATACATATGATTTATTAAGTGTATGCCAAGAAGTGGAAAAAACTTTAAATAGAGAAAGAATAATCAGGTGGGGACCAAGGACTATAGATGTTGATATATTATTTTTTAATGATATAATAATAAACGACGAAAATTTATCTATACCTCACCCAAGGATAAGTGAAAGAGCCTTTGTTCTTGTGCCTCTTATGGATTTAAACTCTAAACTAGAAATAAAAGGAACAACTATAGAGAATTATTTAAATTCTTTAACTTGTGAGGAAAGAGAACAAGTAAAGGAGTATATAAATGATGAAAAAGAACATATTTAA
- the aroF gene encoding 3-deoxy-7-phosphoheptulonate synthase, which yields MKKNIFNDTLKFEINVSEDKKLIIKENTLVMAGPCAIESYEQLLETAKFVKSQGANILRGGAYKPRTSPNSFQGLKEEGLEILKAVKKETGLPVITELMDARELDKLYEVADIIQIGSRNMQNFTLLTEVGKQDKPVMLKRGISASISEWIGAAEYIAVGGNQNIIMCERGIRTYNDYTRNTLDLAAVPIIQKETGLPVIVDPSHATGVRYLVKPMSIAALAAGADGIMVEVHPDPVNALSDGMQSLHFNEFEDLMKSINIK from the coding sequence ATGAAAAAGAACATATTTAACGATACTTTAAAGTTTGAAATAAATGTATCTGAAGATAAAAAACTAATAATAAAAGAAAATACTCTTGTAATGGCAGGTCCATGTGCTATAGAAAGTTATGAGCAATTATTAGAGACAGCGAAGTTTGTAAAAAGTCAAGGTGCAAATATATTAAGAGGTGGAGCGTACAAACCAAGAACATCTCCTAATTCATTTCAAGGCTTAAAAGAAGAAGGCCTAGAAATATTAAAAGCTGTAAAAAAAGAAACAGGATTACCTGTTATAACAGAACTTATGGATGCGAGAGAACTAGACAAGTTATATGAAGTTGCAGATATTATTCAAATAGGATCAAGGAATATGCAAAACTTTACATTATTAACTGAGGTCGGTAAACAAGATAAGCCTGTAATGTTAAAAAGAGGAATATCTGCTAGTATAAGTGAATGGATAGGAGCTGCAGAATATATAGCAGTAGGAGGAAATCAAAATATTATAATGTGTGAAAGAGGTATAAGAACATACAATGATTACACTAGAAATACACTTGATTTAGCTGCTGTACCTATAATACAAAAAGAAACAGGATTACCGGTTATAGTAGATCCATCTCATGCTACTGGTGTTAGATATTTAGTAAAGCCTATGTCTATTGCAGCACTAGCCGCTGGTGCAGATGGTATAATGGTAGAAGTTCATCCAGATCCTGTGAATGCATTATCTGATGGAATGCAATCACTTCATTTTAATGAATTTGAAGATTTAATGAAATCTATAAATATAAAATAA
- the rpoD gene encoding RNA polymerase sigma factor RpoD has translation MEKKNNKKELKRVTAKSLIEKGKKQGSLTLGEIMEAFSETELDKDQIENLYETLGNLGIEVTETKTEKVEIDFSADDDLDLDSLEEGVEDELSKEDAPMELEAIDLSLPKGISIDDPVRMYLKEIGKIPLLKPHEEVELARRMNEGDELAKQRLVEANLRLVVSIAKRYVGRGMLFLDLIQEGNLGLIKAVEKFDYEKGFKFSTYATWWIRQAITRAIADQARTIRIPVHMVETINKLIRVSRQLLQELGRDPKPEEIAKEMEMTEDKVREIMKIAQDPVSLETPIGEEEDSHLGDFIPDDDAPAPAEAAAYSLLKEQIEDVLGSLNEREQKVLKLRFGLEDGRARTLEEVGKEFDVTRERIRQIEAKALRKLRHPSRSKKLRDYLD, from the coding sequence GTGGAAAAGAAAAATAATAAAAAAGAATTAAAAAGAGTTACGGCTAAGAGTTTAATAGAAAAAGGAAAAAAACAAGGATCTCTTACTCTTGGAGAAATAATGGAAGCTTTCTCTGAAACAGAATTAGATAAAGACCAAATAGAAAATTTATATGAAACTTTAGGTAATTTAGGTATCGAAGTAACTGAAACTAAAACAGAAAAAGTTGAAATAGATTTTTCTGCAGATGACGATTTAGATTTAGACTCTTTAGAAGAGGGTGTAGAAGATGAATTATCTAAAGAAGATGCACCTATGGAATTGGAAGCTATAGATTTATCACTTCCAAAAGGAATAAGTATAGATGACCCGGTTAGAATGTATTTAAAAGAAATAGGTAAAATTCCACTACTTAAACCGCATGAAGAAGTAGAATTAGCTAGAAGAATGAATGAAGGCGATGAATTAGCTAAACAAAGATTAGTAGAAGCAAACTTAAGACTTGTTGTAAGTATAGCTAAAAGATATGTAGGAAGAGGGATGCTTTTCTTAGATTTAATTCAAGAAGGTAACTTAGGTCTTATAAAAGCTGTTGAGAAGTTTGATTATGAAAAAGGATTTAAGTTTAGTACTTATGCTACATGGTGGATAAGACAAGCTATAACTCGTGCTATAGCAGACCAGGCTAGAACTATAAGAATACCAGTACACATGGTAGAAACTATAAATAAACTAATTAGAGTTTCTAGACAACTACTTCAAGAGCTAGGAAGAGATCCTAAGCCTGAAGAGATCGCTAAAGAAATGGAAATGACAGAAGATAAAGTAAGAGAAATAATGAAAATTGCTCAAGATCCTGTATCATTAGAAACTCCAATAGGAGAAGAAGAGGATAGCCATTTAGGTGACTTTATACCAGATGACGATGCACCAGCTCCAGCAGAAGCCGCAGCATATTCTTTATTGAAAGAACAAATAGAAGATGTTTTAGGTTCTTTAAATGAAAGAGAGCAAAAAGTATTAAAATTAAGATTTGGACTTGAAGATGGAAGAGCGAGAACTCTTGAAGAAGTAGGTAAAGAGTTTGATGTAACTAGAGAAAGAATAAGACAAATAGAAGCTAAGGCTTTAAGAAAATTAAGACATCCAAGTAGATCTAAAAAGCTTAGAGATTACTTGGATTAA
- the dnaG gene encoding DNA primase: MNDIKEIIDEIKSRCDIVSTISQYIDVKQSGANYKGLCPFHGEKTPSFYINTSKQIYKCFGCGEGGDVINFVMKMENLEFMDAVKLLAKRYGIEINTNMDNESRIRMEKIKRFQDIHVEAARFYLANLLTSKNYGYEYLRKRGLDDKIIKKFGLGYSLDSWNALMEHLTSKGHTKEELIECGLINHKLESNKFYDKFRNRVMFPIFDYRGNVIGFGGRVLDDSMPKYLNSPDTLIFNKRQNLYGLNFARKEIKDRTIVLVEGYMDLISIYQYGIKNVVATLGTALTEQQGMLIKRYADTAIISYDSDEAGIKATLRAIEILSKLGISVKILNLKDSKDPDEFIRKYGLNEFKKAMDTSTHQIKYKIDNLKRSFDIHKDEDRVKFAKEASKIIKELKSAVEIDYYTKYLSNQIDISVESIKREVYGKNYNKLNNSYKKFDKNKKEEKVIEKPKTITNGEKVVEENLIKIILEDKKLRDLILLKVDENDFILEESKEILNYIIKNKELDKITIDKIESLNICEEYLKDLKSISLDSMNLDDVKSIDEIIKNVKKNTLHEKMNRLLEEQKTLENNKNINDAKEVDGKIMEIALKIVEIRRMLQRL, from the coding sequence ATGAATGATATAAAAGAAATAATAGATGAAATAAAAAGTAGATGTGACATAGTTAGCACAATATCCCAGTATATAGATGTCAAACAATCTGGGGCGAATTATAAAGGATTATGTCCTTTTCATGGTGAAAAAACACCCTCATTTTACATAAACACCTCTAAACAGATATATAAATGCTTTGGATGTGGAGAAGGTGGAGATGTAATAAATTTTGTCATGAAAATGGAAAATTTAGAGTTTATGGATGCTGTAAAGTTGTTAGCAAAAAGGTATGGAATAGAAATCAATACTAATATGGATAATGAATCTAGAATTAGAATGGAAAAAATAAAAAGATTTCAAGATATACATGTAGAAGCTGCTAGATTTTATTTGGCTAATTTGTTAACTAGTAAAAATTATGGATATGAGTATCTTAGAAAAAGAGGATTAGATGATAAAATCATAAAAAAGTTTGGATTAGGATATTCACTAGATTCATGGAACGCTCTTATGGAACACTTAACTTCAAAAGGTCATACTAAGGAAGAGTTAATAGAGTGCGGGTTAATAAATCATAAACTTGAAAGTAATAAATTTTATGACAAATTTAGAAATAGAGTAATGTTTCCTATATTTGATTATAGGGGTAATGTAATAGGCTTTGGTGGAAGAGTTTTAGATGATTCTATGCCAAAGTATTTAAATTCTCCAGATACTTTAATATTTAATAAGAGACAAAATTTATATGGACTAAATTTTGCTAGAAAAGAAATTAAAGATAGAACTATAGTTTTAGTAGAAGGATACATGGACTTAATATCTATTTATCAATATGGAATAAAAAATGTAGTAGCTACACTAGGAACAGCCCTGACAGAACAACAGGGGATGTTAATTAAACGATATGCGGATACTGCTATTATATCTTATGATTCAGATGAAGCAGGTATAAAAGCAACACTAAGAGCTATAGAAATTCTAAGTAAATTAGGTATTAGTGTTAAAATTTTAAATTTAAAAGATAGCAAGGATCCAGATGAATTTATTAGAAAATATGGATTAAATGAATTTAAAAAAGCTATGGACACTTCTACCCATCAAATAAAATATAAAATAGACAACCTTAAACGCAGTTTTGATATTCATAAAGATGAAGATAGAGTAAAGTTTGCTAAAGAAGCATCTAAAATAATAAAAGAATTAAAAAGTGCTGTTGAGATTGATTATTATACAAAATATTTATCAAATCAAATCGACATAAGTGTAGAATCTATAAAAAGAGAAGTATATGGAAAAAATTACAATAAACTAAATAACAGTTATAAAAAATTTGATAAAAACAAAAAAGAAGAAAAAGTAATTGAAAAACCAAAAACAATTACTAATGGAGAAAAAGTAGTTGAAGAAAATCTTATAAAAATTATATTAGAAGATAAGAAATTAAGAGATTTAATCTTATTAAAAGTTGATGAGAATGATTTTATATTAGAAGAAAGTAAAGAAATTTTAAATTACATAATTAAAAATAAAGAATTGGACAAAATAACTATTGACAAAATAGAAAGTTTAAACATATGCGAAGAATACCTGAAAGATTTAAAAAGTATATCTTTAGACAGTATGAACTTAGATGATGTCAAAAGTATTGATGAAATAATAAAAAATGTAAAGAAAAATACACTTCATGAAAAAATGAATAGATTATTGGAAGAACAAAAGACACTTGAAAATAACAAAAATATTAATGACGCGAAAGAGGTAGATGGTAAGATTATGGAAATTGCTTTAAAAATCGTGGAAATAAGAAGAATGTTACAAAGGTTATAA
- the folB gene encoding dihydroneopterin aldolase, translated as MDKILMQNLGFYGYHGLLKEEGVLGQKFFLDIELNVDTKEAGRTDDMTKSVSYADVYDVVKNIVETKRFNLLEALAESIAKEVLNKFELVKGIMVRVKKPEAPVNGIYDYFGVEIRRAKDE; from the coding sequence ATGGACAAAATATTAATGCAAAACCTTGGTTTTTACGGATACCATGGACTTTTAAAAGAAGAAGGTGTGTTAGGACAAAAGTTCTTTTTAGATATAGAATTAAATGTTGATACTAAAGAAGCTGGACGAACTGATGATATGACAAAGTCAGTTAGTTATGCAGATGTTTACGATGTTGTTAAAAATATAGTTGAAACTAAGAGGTTTAATTTATTAGAGGCATTAGCTGAAAGTATAGCAAAAGAAGTACTTAATAAATTTGAGTTAGTAAAAGGCATAATGGTAAGAGTTAAAAAACCAGAAGCTCCAGTAAATGGAATATATGACTATTTTGGAGTTGAAATAAGGAGAGCTAAAGATGAATAA
- a CDS encoding aminotransferase class IV, whose product MKNNISFESSLAKFGIGLFETIKVIDRPIDINFHLERIFKSIEKLELSSNFSKDFLKNEILNYIDENKISNKALRLTIFDEGFNISIRDIPYTQKHYEEGFRLNISPIKRGNSEINRHKTTNYYESIYTKRNAVKSGYDDGIFLDLNETVLECSMSNIFFVKDNEIFTPCSKLPILNGTKKRRIIEICDELNIQVKETEIKLEDIKNFDFVFVSNSLMGVIKVVQIESIKYKKQNSIYTKISKLINT is encoded by the coding sequence ATGAAGAATAACATATCTTTTGAAAGTAGTTTAGCCAAATTTGGAATAGGATTATTTGAAACTATCAAAGTTATTGATAGACCTATAGATATAAACTTTCACTTAGAACGGATATTTAAATCTATTGAGAAGTTAGAGCTTAGCTCAAACTTCTCTAAAGATTTTTTAAAAAATGAAATTTTAAATTATATAGATGAAAATAAAATAAGCAATAAAGCGTTAAGATTAACAATATTTGATGAAGGTTTTAATATTTCAATAAGAGATATACCTTATACACAAAAGCATTATGAAGAAGGGTTTAGATTAAATATATCTCCTATAAAAAGAGGTAATAGTGAAATCAATAGACATAAAACAACCAATTATTATGAAAGTATTTATACAAAACGAAATGCAGTTAAGAGTGGATATGATGACGGGATATTTTTAGATTTAAATGAAACTGTATTAGAGTGTTCCATGAGTAATATATTTTTTGTTAAGGATAACGAAATATTTACACCATGTTCCAAATTACCTATATTAAATGGCACTAAAAAAAGAAGGATTATAGAGATTTGTGACGAATTAAATATACAAGTAAAGGAAACAGAAATAAAGTTAGAAGATATAAAAAACTTTGACTTTGTTTTTGTTAGTAATAGTCTTATGGGGGTAATTAAGGTTGTACAAATAGAGTCAATAAAATATAAAAAACAAAATAGTATTTATACAAAAATATCTAAACTTATAAATACTTAA
- the folE gene encoding GTP cyclohydrolase I FolE, with the protein MSKVDKDKIKNAVRDILEAIGEDPDREGLIGTPDRVARMYEEIFAGLHQDPSEHLKVIFQDESHEELVLVRDIPFYSCCEHHIVPFFGKAHIAYIPKDGKLTGLSKLARVVETFAKRPQLQERITKGVADIIMKELEPYGVIVVVEAEHMCMTMRGVKKPGSKTTTSAVRGIFEKDIAARAEAMSLITMR; encoded by the coding sequence ATGAGCAAGGTAGATAAAGACAAAATAAAAAATGCAGTAAGAGATATATTAGAAGCGATAGGAGAAGATCCAGATAGAGAAGGATTAATAGGAACTCCAGATAGAGTAGCTAGAATGTATGAAGAGATATTTGCAGGCCTTCATCAAGACCCAAGTGAACATTTAAAAGTTATATTCCAAGATGAAAGTCATGAAGAGCTAGTTTTAGTAAGGGATATTCCTTTTTATTCATGCTGTGAACATCATATAGTTCCATTTTTTGGAAAAGCTCATATAGCATATATACCTAAAGATGGGAAGTTAACTGGCCTTTCGAAATTAGCTAGAGTAGTAGAAACTTTTGCAAAAAGACCTCAGTTACAAGAAAGAATAACAAAAGGTGTTGCAGATATAATAATGAAAGAACTTGAACCTTATGGTGTTATAGTTGTTGTTGAGGCTGAACATATGTGTATGACAATGAGAGGCGTTAAAAAACCAGGATCAAAGACTACAACATCAGCAGTTAGAGGTATATTTGAAAAAGACATAGCTGCAAGAGCAGAGGCTATGAGCTTAATAACTATGAGATAA
- the folP gene encoding dihydropteroate synthase → MFEYGKKTYIMGILNVTPDSFSDGGDFSEVEKALKHAKEMINDGADIIDLGGESTRPGHKYVDANEELKRVIPVIKKLKKEINVPISVDTYKSEVAEASLALGVEMINDVWGLRRDKNMASIIAKHDGYVCIMHNQDTTEYDKDIMESIKEFLLESINIGLEAGIKKEKIMIDPGIGFGKTFEQNLEVLRRLGELNDLGYPILLGTSRKSVIGNVLNVEPKERVEGTIATTVLGIRDGVDVVRVHDIKENIRAAKMADAIYRG, encoded by the coding sequence ATGTTTGAATATGGAAAAAAGACTTATATAATGGGAATATTAAATGTTACACCAGATAGTTTTTCTGATGGTGGAGATTTTAGTGAGGTAGAAAAAGCTTTAAAACATGCTAAAGAGATGATAAATGATGGTGCAGATATAATAGACTTAGGAGGCGAATCTACCAGACCAGGCCATAAATATGTGGATGCAAATGAAGAATTAAAAAGAGTAATACCTGTTATAAAGAAACTTAAAAAAGAAATTAATGTTCCTATATCTGTTGATACATACAAATCTGAAGTTGCTGAAGCATCCTTAGCATTAGGTGTAGAAATGATAAATGATGTATGGGGACTTAGAAGAGATAAAAATATGGCTAGTATAATAGCTAAACATGATGGTTATGTTTGTATAATGCATAATCAAGATACAACAGAATATGATAAAGATATAATGGAAAGTATAAAAGAATTTTTATTAGAAAGTATTAATATAGGCTTAGAAGCTGGTATCAAAAAAGAAAAAATAATGATAGATCCAGGTATAGGATTTGGTAAAACTTTTGAACAAAATTTAGAGGTATTAAGAAGACTAGGTGAATTAAATGATTTAGGATATCCTATATTGTTAGGAACTTCTAGAAAGTCTGTAATAGGAAATGTTCTAAATGTAGAACCTAAAGAAAGAGTAGAAGGAACTATCGCTACTACGGTTTTAGGAATTAGAGATGGCGTTGATGTTGTAAGGGTACATGATATAAAAGAAAATATCAGAGCTGCTAAAATGGCTGATGCAATATATAGAGGATAG